A single window of Anopheles moucheti chromosome 2, idAnoMoucSN_F20_07, whole genome shotgun sequence DNA harbors:
- the LOC128298157 gene encoding zwei Ig domain protein zig-8 — protein sequence MKLPTNGVAAIYLLLHCVSGSVLKSSALQSSGSFMSLPRNFWQEISVPYTDLPSDDDEQEDESVESTTHDPYPFFDDANMIANVTTQLGSDVYLHCRVNDLRERTVSWVRRKGDEIHLITVGRQTYSSDSRYSLQYQPPNDWQLLIQYSNERDEGHYECQISSYPPLVYLVYLIVVVPRVEIIDERGQATLDKFYKPGSTIELKCIISRVPQPTSYVTWKHGMRMLNYDTSRGGISVKTDLLPGGAMSRLYIANANRYDTGNYTCALADIAQAMVSVHVLNGENPAAMQHGTGPQTQSIVSLVVFIQLALFGVCCVR from the exons ATGAAGCTGCCAACCAATGGGGTAGCGGCAATCTACCTTTTGCTGCACTGCGTGTCAGGATCGGTGTTGA AATCTTCCGCCCTCCAATCAAGCGGTTCGTTTATGAGTTTACCGCGTAACTTCTGGCAGGAAATATCCGTACCCTATACCGATCTGCCcagcgacgacgacgagcaGGAGGATGAGTCGGTCGAAAGCACTACGCACGATCCGTACCCGTTCTTCGACGATGCCAACATGATCGCGAACGTGACCACCCAGCTGGGAAGCGATGTGTATCTGCACTGTCGTGTGAATGATCTGCGCGAGCGTACG GTATCGTGGGTGCGGCGGAAGGGAGACGAGATTCATCTGATCACCGTTGGCCGGCAGACGTATAGCAGCGATTCGCGTTACTCCCTCCAGTACCAACCACCGAACGATTGGCAGCTGCTGATTCAATACTCAAACGAACGCGACGAGGGCCACTATGAGTGTCAAATCTCGTCCTATCCACCGTTGGTCTATCTCGTGTACTTGATCGTTGTCG TACCTCGGGTGGAGATCATCGACGAGAGGGGTCAGGCTACGCTGGACAAGTTCTACAAACCGGGCAGTACGATCGAGCTGAAGTGCATCATTAGCCGAGTGCCACAACCGACGAGCTACGTCACGTGGAAGCATGGCATGCGTATGCTCAACTACGACACAAGCCGTGGTGGAATCAG TGTAAAAACCGATCTACTTCCCGGTGGTGCGATGAGTCGACTCTACATCGCCAACGCCAACCGCTACGACACGGGAAATTACACTTGCGCCCTGGCCGACATTGCACAGGCGATGGTATCGGTCCACGTGTTAAATG GAGAAAATCCGGCCGCTATGCAGCACGGCACTGGACCACAAACGCAATCGATCGTGAGCCTGGTCGTGTTCATCCAGCTGGCGCTGTTCGGTGTCTGCTGCGTACGGTGA
- the LOC128310779 gene encoding probable methylmalonate-semialdehyde dehydrogenase [acylating], mitochondrial — protein MALLRLVANECRNVLQRGYSTASVPTTKMFIDGKFVESKTNDWIDLHDPATNEVVTRVPKCTQDEMQTAVESSKKAFKTWRQSSILSRQQVMFKLQHIIRNNMSELAKNITKEQGKTLIDAEGDVLRGLQVVEHCCSITSLQMGETVPNIAKDMDTYSYTLPLGVTAGIAPFNFPAMIPLWMFPVAITCGNTSIIKPSERVPGATMLLMEMLNEAGCPPGVVNVIHGAHDAVNFVCDNPDIRAVSFVGSDQAGKYIYERAGRNGKRVQCNMGAKNHGVIMADANKENTLNQLAGAAFGAAGQRCMALSTAVFVGEAKNWIPDLAERARKLKVNAGHVPGTDLGPVISPQSKQRIHELVESGAKEGAKIVLDGRDIKVDAFEKGNFVGPTIISDAKPNMKCYTEEIFGPVLVCLSVDTIDEAIELINNNPYGNGTAIFTTNGATARKFVNDIDVGQVGVNVPIPVPLPMFSFTGSRGSFLGDCHFYGKQGIKFYTQTKTVTQLWREGDVSHTKAAVAMPTMK, from the exons ATGGCTCTTCTGCGACTTGTTGCTAACGAG TGCCGCAATGTTCTGCAACGTGGCTACAGTACAGCCTCCGTGCCAACCACGAAGATGTTCATCGATGGCAAGTTCGTCGAGTCGAAGACGAACGATTGGATCGATCTGCATGATCCTGCCACGAACGAGGTGGTAACGCGTGTTCCCAAGTGCACCCAGGACGAGATGCAAACTGCTGTGGAATCCTCCAAGAAGGCATTCAAG ACCTGGCGCCAATCGTCCATCCTGAGCAGACAGCAGGTAATGTTCAAACTGCAGCACATTATCCGCAACAACATGTCGGAGCTGGCCAAAAACATCACCAAGGAGCAGGGCAAAACACTGATCGATGCCGAGGGAGACGTTCTACGTGGACTGC AGGTTGTAGAGCATTGCTGCAGCATCACGTCACTGCAGATGGGTGAAACTGTGCCAAACATTGCCAAGGATATGGACACGTACTCGTACACACTGCCGCTGGGCGTAACGGCCGGTATTGCCCCGTTCAATTTCCCAGCCATGATTCCGCTGTGGATGTTCCCGGTCGCTATTACGTGCGGTAATACGAGCATAATCAAACCTTCGGAACGCGTCCCTGGAGCGACGATGCTGCTGATGGAGATGTTAAACGAGGCGGGCTGTCCGCCCGGTGTCGTGAATGTGATTCACGGTGCACATGATGCGGTGAACTTTGTTTGCGACAATCCGGACATTCGGGCGGTTTCGTTCGTTGGTTCCGATCAGGCGGGCAAGTACATTTACGAGCGTGCGGGCCGCAATGGTAAGCGCGTGCAGTGTAATATGGGTGCAAAGAACCATGGCGTCATTATGGCTGATGCTAACAAGGAGAACACACTCAATCAGCTGGCTGGTGCTGCGTTCGGTGCGGCCGGACAACGCTGTATGGCCCTCTCGACGGCTGTGTTTGTTGGTGAGGCAAAGAACTGGATTCCCGATCTGGCGGAGCGCGCACGCAAGCTGAAGGTCAATGCGGGTCACGTACCCGGTACGGATCTCGGACCGGTCATTTCCCCGCAGTCGAAACAGCGCATCCACGAGTTGGTAGAGTCGGGTGCCAAGGAAGGTGCGAAGATTGTGCTGGATGGACGGGACATTAAGGTGGACGCGTTCGAGAAGGGTAACTTTGTCGGACCAACCATTATCAGTGACGCGAAGCCAAACATGAAGTGCTACACGGAGGAAATCTTTGGCCCGGTACTGGTGTGTCTGTCCGTCGATACGATCGATGAAGCGATCGAGTTGATCAACAACAACCCGTACGGCAATGGAACGGCCATTTTCACTACAAACGGTGCAACGGCGCGCAAGTTCGTGAACGATATCGATGTCGGACAGGTTGGTGTGAACGTGCCGATTCCGGTACCGTTGCCAATGTTCTCGTTCACTGGCAGTCGGGGCAGTTTCCTGGGCGATTGTCACTTTTACGGCAAGCAAGGCATCAAGTTCTACACGCAGACCAAAACCGTTACGCAGCTGTGGCGTGAGGGTGATGTGAGCCATACCAAGGCAGCCGTTGCCATGCCAACGATGAAGTAA
- the LOC128298181 gene encoding uncharacterized protein LOC128298181: protein MIQLQRELVTDCVQFLKTIRRYLRECEESCRQEVPESIHTIKQEGNEETYLNVSQHNLAPDGERALLITQCETLLERFGKSSSLASLWKQDDGNNPAETQQELEDDEENSYLDMSGTNTLKPNTNSSSDVSIGETKEEFCSIQQRDEPNKAELLFDTTTREENSYDLTTDQILYDECQQEVCYGQEQAPATAVRSATPETALHESQCPFGGLPASHLRLQQSPKHGTLFKLGKRLFFDQFKKYYVGLIGKWLLVYNSHNDLKPWQTIFIKSIKLDLNLNEQINEKHLFQIITHTDSKVHFLSPSFQDLNEWIVAIENNLIEKVDRTEECGVVLQVPRKLPLPPCPQGPTDNDETDLHVTSHAEDGIYEEPSLCLKPESDSKSKLHGYDTPKPCCTGSNSPNAACNSSPNNKKPELPAKSLDAGGLSTPTPVKSWLKSRFNRSPPDPPADAKLSKKALKKLSFEELSSSEGGGEPKSPTKQMPVPSSPKFSIATTPASKGTKINMIISQLEANGQLNLLSKRLTETNKRYTWVADGVTS, encoded by the exons ATGATTCAGTTGCAAAGGGAACTAGTGACGGATTGTGTGCAGTTTTTAAAAa CTATTAGAAGATATCTGCGCGAATGCGAAGAATCGTGCAGGCAAGAGGTCCCGGAATCGATCCACACCATCAAGCAGGAAGGAAACGAGGAAACgtatttaaatgtttcacAGCACAATCTCGCACCGGATGGTGAGCGAGCCCTGTTAATCACACAATGTGAGACACTGCTTGAGAGGTTTGGAAAATCTTCAAGTTTGGCCAGTTTGTGGAAGCAAGACGACGGTAACAACCCGGCAGAAACGCAACAAGAGCTGGAGGATGACGAGGAAAATTCGTATCTAGATATGAGCGGAACGAACACACTTAAGCCGAACACCAACAGCTCGTCTGATGTGAGTATCGGAGAAACGAAAGAGGAATTTTGTTCCATACAGCAACGAGATGAACCAAACAAAGCTGAGCTACTGTTTGACACCACCACTCGAGAAGAAAACTCGTACGATCTCACTACGGATCAGATACTGTACGATGAGTGCCAGCAGGAGGTCTGTTACGGGCAGGAACAAGCGCCAGCCACTGCCGTACGGTCTGCTACGCCGGAAACTGCTCTACACGAAAGTCAATGCCCTTTCGGTGGACTGCCTGCGTCTCATTTGCGTCTGCAGCAGTCGCCCAAGCACGGAACGCTGTTTAAGCTAGGGAAGCGTCTGTTTTTCGATCAGTTCAAGAAGTATTACGTGGGTTTGATCGGAAAGTGGCTGCTGGTGTACAATAGCCACAATGATCTCAAGCCCTGGCAAACGATCTTCATCAAGAGTATCAAGCTGGATCTGAATTTGAACGAGCAGATCAACGAGAAACACCTGTTCCAGATCATTACGCACACCGACTCGAAGGTACACTTCCTTTCGCCCAGCTTCCAGGATCTGAACGAATGGATCGTGGCGATCGAGAACAATCTGATCGAAAAGGTCGATCGTACGGAGGAGTGTGGTGTGGTGCTGCAAGTTCCTCGCAAACTCCCATTGCCTCCATGTCCGCAAGGGCCCACCGATAACGATGAAACCGATTTGCATGTCACGAGCCACGCGGAGGATGGGATATACGAGGAACCGTCGCTGTGTCTGAAGCCGGAATCAGACTCAAAGTCGAAACTGCACGGATACGACACCCCGAAACCATGCTGTACTGGCAGCAATAGTCCGAATGCTGCCTGTAATTCATCACCAAATAACAAGAAGCCTGAGCTGCCCGCAAAATCCTTGGACGCTGGTGGTCTATCTACTCCTACCCCGGTTAAGAGCTGGCTAAAGAGCCGTTTCAATCGATCTCCACCAGATCCACCAGCCGACGCGAAACTGTCTAAGAAAGCACTCAAAAAGCTGTCCTTCGAGGAGCTCTCCTCCTCGGAAGGTGGTGGAGAGCCGAAATCCCCCACCAAACAGATGCCAGTACCTTCTTCGCCTAAATTTTCTATCGCCACAACTCCCGCCAGCAAGGGCACAAAAATTAACATGATCATTAGTCAGCTGGAGGCAAACGGACAGCTAAACTTGCTTTCGAAAAGGTTAACGGAAACGAACAAAAGGTACACGTGGGTAGCAGATGGCGTAACTAGTTGA
- the LOC128305355 gene encoding zinc finger protein 829 isoform X2 produces MDIDTLYLQLLLLLKQGISKGMMPNFYDGSRPTMVPTSSNLPVLLGNTVNQGDANSKKLAHFDLEATLQTIDNEVLDGEEGSCPICNKTFSRKTSLLNHIRNHSAEKKYVCEFCQKGFTQQANLRNHVRIHTNERPYVCVDCGKAFTQITNLNNHRRLHTGERPYVCIESNCGRSFAQVTNLNNHMKTHHKTTLSTRGFFCPQCPDKSFKQQSHLQQHMKIHGTNFGYSCTKCEEKFIQESHLLLHMKQHGDYACTMCSMTFNDEVLLKKHVQRHVDGRYLTCPVISCSEGFTMKNHLTKHMQMHHPAVDLKKLGAQPGGNKAPKHFCHYHNCNDSFDTADGLSNHLRIAHGLPIALPLSLPVDDKKLIQHGLHGLNGIETPPPPPHLLHSQLHPAATVMNASFQSYQNQINQANQQQQANTGNGDTKQKVLSVSELLNISEQLNQQQQQVQSHHQQQQQQQQQQQQHLHQQQLHLQQRPDMAMKVDIDQTLDDKMSNFNRIKTELQANMLAQTQNLFGISNTLNNTFNVQPKLICTYCYNVFKTPQTLSRHIEKFHS; encoded by the exons ATGGACATTGACACTTTATACCTTCAACTCCTTCTTTTGCTGAAGCAAG GAATCTCCAAAGGGATGATGCCCAACTTCTACGATGGCTCCCGTCCCACGATGGTACCCACCAGCTCCAATCTGCCGGTACTACTGGGCAATACC GTCAATCAAGGAGATGCAAACTCCAAGAAGTTG GCACACTTTGATCTCGAAGCAACTCTGCAGACAATCGAT AATGAGGTGCTCGACGGTGAGGAAGGCAGCTGTCCGATATGCAACAAAACTTTCAGCCGTAAAACCTCTCTGCTCAACCACATCCGTAATCACTCGGCGGAAAAGAAATATGTTTGCGAATTTTGTCAAAAAG GATTCACCCAGCAAGCTAACCTGCGTAACCATGTTCGAATTCACACGAACGAACGGCCATACGTTTGCGTCGACTGTGGGAAAGCCTTTACTCAG ATTACCAATCTGAATAATCATAGACGATTGCATACGGGCGAAAGACCGTACGTTTGTATAGAATCTAACTGTGGCCGCTCATTTGCTCAG GTCACAAACTTAAATAACCACATGAAAACACACCACAAAACCACCCT TTCGACTAGAGGATTTTTCTGTCCGCAGTGCCCCGATAAATCTTTTAAACAGCAGTCCCATCTGCAGCAGCACATGAAAATACACGGGACCAATTTTGGTTACTCGTGCACCAAGTGCGAGGAAAAGTTCATACAAGAATCTCACCTGCTGCTGCATATGAAGCAGCATGGCGATTATGCCTGCACCATGTGCTCTATGACATTTAACGACGAGGTGCTGTTGAAGAAGCACGTGCAAAGGCACGTGGACGGGAG ATATCTCACCTGTCCCGTGATCAGCTGTAGCGAGGGTTTCACGATGAAGAATCACCTCACAAAGCACATGCAGATGCATCATCCCGCTGTCGATCTCAAGAAGCTGGGCGCTCAGCCCGGTGGCAATAAGGCACCGAAACACTTCTGCCACTATCACAACTGTAACGATTCGTTCGACACGGCGGACGGGTTGAGCAATCATTTGCGCATTGCACATGGGCTTCCGATCGCGCTACCACTTTCACTGCCAGTGGACGACAAGAAGCTCATCCAGCACGGTCTGCATGGGTTGAATGGGATCGAAACGCCTCCACCGCCACCCCATCTGCTACATTCGCAGCTGCATCCGGCCGCCACTGTGATGAATGCCAGCTTCCAGTCATATCAGAACCAGATCAATCAGGCaaatcaacagcagcaagcgAACACCGGCAATGGAGACACCAAGCAAAAGGTTCTATCT GTGTCGGAACTGCTTAATATAAGCGAGCAAttgaaccaacagcagcaacaagtgCAATCccatcatcagcaacagcagcagcagcagcagcaacagcagcaacaccttCATCAACAGCAGCTTCATCTGCAGCAACGACCAGACATGGCCATGAAAGTCGACATCGATCAAACCCTTGAC GACAAAATGAGCAATTTCAATAGAATTAAAACGGAGCTGCAGGCCAACATGCTGGCCCAGACGCAAAACTTGTTCGGCATCTCCAACACGCTCAACAACACCTTCAACGTGCAGCCGAAACTGATCTGCACCTATTGCTATAACGTCTTCAAGACGCCCCAAACCTTATCGCGGCACATTGAAAAGTTCCATAGCTAA
- the LOC128305355 gene encoding zinc finger protein 287 isoform X1, whose amino-acid sequence MMPNFYDGSRPTMVPTSSNLPVLLGNTVNQGDANSKKLAHFDLEATLQTIDNEVLDGEEGSCPICNKTFSRKTSLLNHIRNHSAEKKYVCEFCQKGFTQQANLRNHVRIHTNERPYVCVDCGKAFTQITNLNNHRRLHTGERPYVCIESNCGRSFAQVTNLNNHMKTHHKTTLYVCNQCPRKFSQVTQLNLHLITNHSSTRGFFCPQCPDKSFKQQSHLQQHMKIHGTNFGYSCTKCEEKFIQESHLLLHMKQHGDYACTMCSMTFNDEVLLKKHVQRHVDGRYLTCPVISCSEGFTMKNHLTKHMQMHHPAVDLKKLGAQPGGNKAPKHFCHYHNCNDSFDTADGLSNHLRIAHGLPIALPLSLPVDDKKLIQHGLHGLNGIETPPPPPHLLHSQLHPAATVMNASFQSYQNQINQANQQQQANTGNGDTKQKVLSVSELLNISEQLNQQQQQVQSHHQQQQQQQQQQQQHLHQQQLHLQQRPDMAMKVDIDQTLDDKMSNFNRIKTELQANMLAQTQNLFGISNTLNNTFNVQPKLICTYCYNVFKTPQTLSRHIEKFHS is encoded by the exons ATGATGCCCAACTTCTACGATGGCTCCCGTCCCACGATGGTACCCACCAGCTCCAATCTGCCGGTACTACTGGGCAATACC GTCAATCAAGGAGATGCAAACTCCAAGAAGTTG GCACACTTTGATCTCGAAGCAACTCTGCAGACAATCGAT AATGAGGTGCTCGACGGTGAGGAAGGCAGCTGTCCGATATGCAACAAAACTTTCAGCCGTAAAACCTCTCTGCTCAACCACATCCGTAATCACTCGGCGGAAAAGAAATATGTTTGCGAATTTTGTCAAAAAG GATTCACCCAGCAAGCTAACCTGCGTAACCATGTTCGAATTCACACGAACGAACGGCCATACGTTTGCGTCGACTGTGGGAAAGCCTTTACTCAG ATTACCAATCTGAATAATCATAGACGATTGCATACGGGCGAAAGACCGTACGTTTGTATAGAATCTAACTGTGGCCGCTCATTTGCTCAG GTCACAAACTTAAATAACCACATGAAAACACACCACAAAACCACCCTGTACGTATGCAATCAGTGTCCGCGCAAATTTAGCCAAGTTACTCAATTGAACCTTCATTTAATTACCAACCACAGTTCGACTAGAGGATTTTTCTGTCCGCAGTGCCCCGATAAATCTTTTAAACAGCAGTCCCATCTGCAGCAGCACATGAAAATACACGGGACCAATTTTGGTTACTCGTGCACCAAGTGCGAGGAAAAGTTCATACAAGAATCTCACCTGCTGCTGCATATGAAGCAGCATGGCGATTATGCCTGCACCATGTGCTCTATGACATTTAACGACGAGGTGCTGTTGAAGAAGCACGTGCAAAGGCACGTGGACGGGAG ATATCTCACCTGTCCCGTGATCAGCTGTAGCGAGGGTTTCACGATGAAGAATCACCTCACAAAGCACATGCAGATGCATCATCCCGCTGTCGATCTCAAGAAGCTGGGCGCTCAGCCCGGTGGCAATAAGGCACCGAAACACTTCTGCCACTATCACAACTGTAACGATTCGTTCGACACGGCGGACGGGTTGAGCAATCATTTGCGCATTGCACATGGGCTTCCGATCGCGCTACCACTTTCACTGCCAGTGGACGACAAGAAGCTCATCCAGCACGGTCTGCATGGGTTGAATGGGATCGAAACGCCTCCACCGCCACCCCATCTGCTACATTCGCAGCTGCATCCGGCCGCCACTGTGATGAATGCCAGCTTCCAGTCATATCAGAACCAGATCAATCAGGCaaatcaacagcagcaagcgAACACCGGCAATGGAGACACCAAGCAAAAGGTTCTATCT GTGTCGGAACTGCTTAATATAAGCGAGCAAttgaaccaacagcagcaacaagtgCAATCccatcatcagcaacagcagcagcagcagcagcaacagcagcaacaccttCATCAACAGCAGCTTCATCTGCAGCAACGACCAGACATGGCCATGAAAGTCGACATCGATCAAACCCTTGAC GACAAAATGAGCAATTTCAATAGAATTAAAACGGAGCTGCAGGCCAACATGCTGGCCCAGACGCAAAACTTGTTCGGCATCTCCAACACGCTCAACAACACCTTCAACGTGCAGCCGAAACTGATCTGCACCTATTGCTATAACGTCTTCAAGACGCCCCAAACCTTATCGCGGCACATTGAAAAGTTCCATAGCTAA
- the LOC128296728 gene encoding vam6/Vps39-like protein, translating to MHEAYIVYPPEKISVQIESMAGFDNKLILGTRQGHLLMYSFEPNAETNKLDLQLLQYDKNFSKKPITQIEVIPEYTLMFSLTDGLLNVNDFSRHGFPLIHSALRTKGANVFALDIKRSKSLTSEIKIVCRVCVAVKRKLQCYYWKQDQLLTLDSEIDLNDVPKTVAWNNNFICVGYKTEYVLYDMSASQPRKVDLFPTSSSKTIEPCITLIEDSVFAVVKDEFLITIYTEKYRVDDRDGPNSMSGSVKPTEALAVKAEADKRSMNLKSLIWSEPFQCLAWDEPYAVGLINDAIEVRVFDNVQEKGTLIQNIPQLQKARFLVRGKQGLLYAASVSHLWCIQAVDISKQREHLLQEENFQLALKLTQISDESPEFKVSKINEIRTRHAYNLFVNKHFSESMQQFGKLDTDPIDVIRLFPDLLPDSGKNKLSQYSDKPAPVLDEKELENAILALIEYLTDKRFPLRVLGSKSSADGPVDKNMTALLAIIDTTLLKCYLLTNDSLIAPVLRMNHCYLEESERVLKKHEKYVELIILYQTKGQHKRALQLLHTQAEVPGSPLYGHDRTVQYLQQLGSDFKQLIFEFSGWVLQNHPEDGLKVFTEEMPEVKNLPRAEVLDYLLKDHRTLVIRYLEHIINVWNEEKALFHNILIQQYREKIITLKNDKDIETNTQKQETLTEIRGKLLTFLKKSKYYHAEKVLGEFPYTDMFEERAIILGRLGKHEKALAIFVQILGDFEKGLAYCDDVYDVNDPHNCDVYVTLMKIILTPPTAPPYSDVPLHPRCLVPDHDMVVNILEKHAEKINPYTALQILPDSIPLVRIKHFLENSLKFYLEKKQRAQVLKGLYYAEHLQIMEQKMLCESKHFLVTDLSVCAVCKKKFSNQSAFVRLPDGVIVHFSCQDRMFS from the exons ATGCATGAAGCTTACATTGTGTATCCGCCGGAGAAAATCTCCGTGCAAATTGAATCGATGGCGGGCTTTG ATAACAAACTCATACTCGGCACCAGACAGGGACACCTGCTGATGTACTCGTTTGAGCCGAACGCGGAAACAAATAAGCTCGATCTACAGTTGCTGCAGTACGATAAAAACTTTAGCAAAAAGCCGATCACCCAAATCGAGGTAATTCCGGAGTATACGCTGATGTTCAGTCTGACAGATGGATTGCTGAACGTGAACGATTTCAGCCGCCACGGATTTCCGCTGATCCATTCGGCCCTGCGGACGAAGGGAGCGAATGTGTTCGCGCTGGACATCAAG CGATCGAAATCTTTAACGAGCGAAATTAAAATCGTTTGtcgcgtgtgtgtggccgTGAAGCGAAAGCTGCAGTGTTATTACTGGAAACAGGATCAACTGCTCACCCTTGATAGTGAGATCGATTTAAACGATGTCCCGAAGACGGTGGCGTGGAACAACAACTTCATTTGTGTCGGGTACAAGACGGAGTACGTGTTGTATGAT ATGTCAGCATCACAGCCCCGCAAAGTTGATCTCTTTCCCACGAGTTCGTCCAAAACGATCGAACCGTGCATTACGCTGATCGAGGACAGTGTGTTTGCGGTGGTGAAAGATGAGTTTCTGATCACAATTTACACCGAAAAGTACCGGGTCGATGATCGCGATGGTCCGAACAGTATGTCCGGCTCGGTGAAACCAACGGAAGCGTTGGCCGTAAAGGCTGAAGCGGACAAACGGTCCATGAACCTAAAGTCACTGATCTGGAGTGAACCGTTCCAGTGTCTGGCATGGGACGAACCGTACGCAGTTGGGCTAATAAACGATGCCATCGAGGTGCGCGTGTTCGATAACGTCCAGGAGAAGGGTACATTGATACAAAACATTCCACAGCTGCAAAAGGCAAGGTTTCTGGTGCGCGGCAAACAGGGACTGTTGTATGCGGCTTCCGTGTCACATTTGTGGTGTATTCAGGCTGTAGATATTTCCAAACAGAGAGAACACCTGCTGCAAGAGGAGAATTTTCAGCTGGCCTTAAAATTGACG CAAATATCTGACGAAAGTCCCGAATTTAAGGTGAGCAAGATAAACGAAATTCGCACCCGGCACGCGTACAATTTGTTCGTGAACAAACACTTCAGCGAGTCGATGCAACAGTTTGGGAAGCTCGATACCGATCCGATCGATGTGATACGTTTGTTTCCGGACCTCCTGCCGGACAGTGGCAAAAACAAGTTGAGCCAGTACTCGGACAAACCGGCACCTGTGCTGGACGAGAAGGAGCTGGAAAATGCAATCCTCGCCTTGATCGAATATCTTACCGATAAACGGTTCCCTTTGCGCGTATTGGGCAGTAAGTCGAGTGCGGATGGACCGGTGGACAAAAATATGACGGCGCTGCTAGCTATTATCGATACGACGCTGTTGAAATGCTATCTACTAACGAACGATTCGTTGATCGCACCCGTGCTACGGATGAACCACTGCTATCTGGAGGAATCCGAACGGGTGTTGAAAAAGCACGAAAAGTACGTTGAACTGATTATTCTGTATCAAACCAAGGGCCAACACAAGCGTGCCCTGCAGCTGCTACACACGCAGGCGGAAGTTCCCGGTTCGCCACTGTATGGCCATGATCGTACGGTGCAATATCTGCAGCAGCTAGGGTCCGATTTCAAGCAGCTTATCTTTGAATTTTCCGGTTGGGTGTTGCAGAACCATCCTGAAGATGGACTGAAGGTGTTCACCGAAGAAATGCCGGAGGTGAAGAATCTCCCACGAGCCGAAGTGCTCGATTATCTGCTAAAGGATCATCGGACACTGGTAATCCGCTATCTGGAGCATATTATTAATGTGTGGAACGAAGAGAAAGCGCTCTTCCATAACATTCTTATTCAGCAGTATCGGGAAAAGATAATCACGCTAAAGAATGATAAGGATATCGAAACCAACAC ccAAAAGCAAGAGACGCTTACGGAAATACGAGGTAAATTGTTAACTTTTCTCAAGAAGTCTAAATACTACCATGCGGAGAAAGTTTTGGGCGAATTTCCGTACACGGACATGTTCGAGGAGCGTGCCATTATTTTAGGGCGGTTAG GAAAGCACGAGAAAGCGCTGgctatttttgtgcaaatattGGGCGATTTTGAGAAGGGACTTGCTTACTGTGACGACGTGTATGATGTGAACGATCCACACAACTGTGATGTCTACGTGACGCTGATGAAAATCATTCTTACACCACCGACTGCACCGCCGTACAGTGACGTTCCGCTGCATCCACGCTGTCTCGTACCGGATCACGATATGGTCGTAAACATACTCGAGAAACATGCGGAAAAAATTAACCCCTACACAGCGCTCCAGATCCTGCCGGACAGTATTCCATTGGTACGCATTAAGCACTTTCTGGAGAACTCGCTAAAGTTCTACCTCGAGAAGAAACAGCGGGCTCAGGTATTGAAGGGTCTGTACTATGCGGAACATTTGCAAATAATGGAGCAGAAGATGCTGTGCGAATCGAAACACTTCCTGGTGACCGATTTGAGCGTGTGCGCcgtttgtaagaaaaagtttAGTAACCAAAGTGCGTTCGTGCGTCTGCCGGATGGTGTTATCGTACACTTTTCCTGCCAAGATCGAATGTTTAGTTAA
- the LOC128305371 gene encoding protein Vhl — MDHEPNLRSEHSEVRAFVLFRNTTVRVVDVYWVNYSSKLIHYTTLQPRAECTVNTYVTHPWVFKDKQSDERMCVGHQPVYMPEPWYISSYSAGRLIRKEVNIHFPVRTLKENCLWRIVSLLADAEGSALWELEIPRMLIQELAVRKRNKARKT; from the coding sequence ATGGACCATGAGCCAAACTTGCGCTCGGAACACTCGGAAGTGCGAGCGTTTGTGCTGTTTCGTAACACGACCGTCCGTGTGGTGGACGTGTACTGGGTAAACTATTCCTCCAAACTTATCCACTACACGACGCTCCAACCGAGGGCAGAATGTACGGTAAACACGTACGTAACGCATCCGTGGGTGTTTAAGGACAAACAGTCCGACGAGCGGATGTGCGTGGGACATCAGCCGGTCTACATGCCGGAACCGTGGTACATCAGCTCGTACAGTGCCGGCAGACTGATCAGAAAGGAAGTTAACATCCACTTTCCGGTTCGCACGCTGAAAGAGAATTGCCTGTGGCGGATCGTTTCACTACTGGCGGATGCAGAGGGAAGCGCACTGTGGGAACTGGAGATACCTCGCATGCTAATACAGGAGCTAGCAGTTAGGAAAAGGAATAAAGCAAGGAAAACATGA